The following coding sequences are from one Thermoplasmatales archaeon window:
- a CDS encoding DUF429 domain-containing protein has protein sequence MEKKIVGLDLAALPKNKSGLCILKEEPEFFILYSDEEILSFLQQVKPDIVGIDAPIMEEIKVRKADLMLKKYGAMPPTMKGMKILTRRASNLVKKFNCKFIEVFPTATAKIIGVYDRDWRNMAKKLGIKAKTKHEIDAYLAAYTAYLYLIGKAEEIGEKEKIVIPKKIKKFKFNFSYMLYA, from the coding sequence ATGGAGAAAAAGATAGTGGGGCTTGACCTGGCTGCTCTTCCAAAAAATAAAAGCGGGTTGTGCATATTGAAAGAAGAGCCTGAATTTTTTATTCTCTACAGCGATGAGGAAATTCTTTCCTTTCTGCAACAAGTTAAGCCAGATATAGTTGGGATAGATGCACCAATTATGGAAGAAATTAAAGTTAGGAAAGCAGACTTGATGCTTAAAAAATATGGAGCAATGCCTCCAACAATGAAGGGAATGAAAATTCTGACAAGAAGAGCAAGCAATCTAGTTAAAAAATTTAACTGCAAATTTATAGAAGTTTTTCCCACCGCAACCGCAAAAATAATTGGAGTTTACGACAGAGACTGGCGCAACATGGCGAAAAAACTGGGTATAAAAGCAAAGACAAAGCATGAGATTGATGCATATCTTGCTGCATATACTGCATATCTTTATCTTATAGGAAAAGCGGAAGAAATAGGTGAGAAAGAAAAAATAGTTATTCCTAAAAAAATAAAAAAGTTTAAGTTTAACTTCTCCTATATGCTTTATGCTTAA
- a CDS encoding DNA-directed RNA polymerase subunit E'' (Catalyzes the transcription of DNA into RNA using the four ribonucleoside triphosphates as substrates) produces MRACRKCHALTNKTTCQYCSETTSDEWQGYMIIIDAEKSKIAQKVGIKNKGKYALKVR; encoded by the coding sequence ATGAGGGCTTGCAGGAAATGCCATGCTCTTACAAACAAAACAACATGCCAATATTGCTCTGAAACAACAAGCGATGAATGGCAGGGATATATGATAATAATAGATGCGGAGAAATCTAAAATTGCTCAAAAGGTAGGAATTAAAAATAAAGGAAAATATGCATTGAAGGTTAGATGA
- a CDS encoding DNA-directed RNA polymerase, whose protein sequence is MYYETTIENTIRIPPTHLTHDLEEVVTKIVQETFEGTMDKEHGLILVAKNVKRKGEGYILHGDGGIYQKVTFDAVTFKPELHEVVDAIVADIVEFGAFCHIGPLDALLHKSQIMNDRVIIDVDNKRIEGKDTKQVLKVGDKIRVRIVTVSLNEMNPRESKIGLTARQPGLGKEEWQKKGEKK, encoded by the coding sequence ATGTATTATGAAACAACAATAGAAAATACAATAAGGATTCCTCCAACACATCTTACCCATGATTTAGAAGAAGTTGTTACAAAAATTGTCCAAGAAACATTTGAAGGAACAATGGATAAGGAACACGGGCTTATATTGGTTGCAAAAAATGTGAAAAGGAAGGGAGAAGGATATATTCTACATGGAGATGGAGGGATATATCAAAAAGTAACTTTCGATGCGGTAACTTTCAAACCAGAACTGCATGAAGTAGTTGATGCTATAGTTGCAGATATAGTTGAATTTGGAGCCTTCTGCCACATCGGGCCGTTGGATGCGCTCTTGCATAAGAGCCAGATAATGAATGACAGGGTAATTATAGACGTGGATAACAAGAGAATAGAAGGAAAAGACACTAAGCAGGTTTTAAAGGTGGGTGATAAAATAAGAGTAAGAATAGTTACTGTTTCACTAAATGAAATGAACCCCAGGGAAAGCAAGATTGGCCTCACCGCACGCCAGCCTGGGTTAGGAAAGGAAGAATGGCAAAAGAAGGGTGAGAAAAAATGA
- a CDS encoding 30S ribosomal protein S27ae translates to MKKIELYELKDGKIVRKRKECPKCGPGVFMGEHGNRISCGSCGYTEFKKQ, encoded by the coding sequence ATGAAGAAAATAGAGCTGTATGAATTAAAGGATGGGAAAATAGTAAGGAAAAGGAAGGAGTGCCCGAAATGCGGGCCCGGCGTTTTTATGGGGGAGCATGGCAACAGGATAAGCTGTGGGAGTTGCGGGTATACTGAGTTCAAAAAACAATGA
- the gcvPB gene encoding aminomethyl-transferring glycine dehydrogenase subunit GcvPB: MMASYNEKLLIEIEEKPEEEIEGIERKELNIPNLEEREVVRHFIHLSQMNYGVDTGFYPLGSCTMKYNPKILEKISRNEKINYVHPLQNERNVQGCLEILYKLEKLLCEITGMDAFSLQPCAGAHGELTGLLIARAYFEKKGESRKEVIVPDSAHGTNPASAKMAGFDVIEIPSKNGMVDMDALKSALSENTAVFILTNPNTLGIFEKNIIEISKEVKKKGALLYYDGANLNAIMGITKPAVMGFDIVHLNLHKTFATPHGGGGPGSGPIGVKNFLERFLPVPRVREKDGEYFFDYNMPDSIGKVSYFYGNFSVLLKAYAYIIMKGKKLEEVSKRAVLNSNYLMEKLRKVGLEVPFYGRRMHEFVVSTKNLNIRAIDVAKRLLDYGFHPPTIYFPLIVEEAMMIEPTEDATKKMLDGFSDAIEKIINEPVEILKNAPHNMPVKRVDEAKIAKKMLLSWKDLKLR; the protein is encoded by the coding sequence ATGATGGCAAGTTATAATGAAAAACTTCTGATAGAAATTGAAGAGAAGCCAGAAGAAGAAATTGAGGGTATTGAAAGAAAGGAGCTAAATATACCAAATTTGGAGGAAAGAGAAGTTGTCAGACATTTCATCCATTTAAGCCAGATGAATTATGGTGTAGATACTGGCTTTTATCCGCTGGGCTCATGCACAATGAAATACAATCCAAAAATTCTTGAGAAAATTTCAAGAAATGAGAAAATAAATTATGTTCATCCCCTGCAAAATGAAAGAAATGTTCAGGGTTGCCTTGAAATTCTTTATAAGCTTGAAAAATTGTTATGCGAGATAACTGGAATGGATGCATTTTCCCTGCAACCCTGTGCAGGAGCACATGGCGAGCTTACTGGATTGCTGATTGCGAGGGCATATTTTGAAAAGAAAGGGGAAAGTAGGAAGGAAGTAATTGTGCCAGACTCCGCTCACGGGACAAATCCCGCTTCAGCAAAAATGGCGGGTTTTGATGTAATTGAAATACCTTCGAAGAATGGAATGGTTGATATGGATGCATTGAAAAGTGCTTTGAGCGAAAATACTGCAGTTTTCATTCTTACAAATCCGAATACGCTTGGAATATTTGAAAAGAATATAATTGAAATATCAAAAGAAGTTAAAAAGAAGGGCGCTTTGCTTTATTATGATGGAGCAAATCTGAATGCAATCATGGGAATAACAAAGCCAGCAGTAATGGGATTTGACATAGTTCATCTAAACCTTCACAAAACCTTTGCAACACCCCATGGAGGAGGAGGCCCAGGAAGTGGCCCAATTGGAGTAAAAAACTTCCTTGAAAGATTTTTGCCTGTTCCAAGAGTAAGAGAAAAGGATGGTGAATACTTTTTTGATTATAATATGCCAGATTCTATAGGAAAAGTTAGCTATTTCTATGGAAATTTTTCAGTTTTGCTGAAAGCATATGCATATATAATTATGAAAGGTAAAAAGCTTGAAGAAGTGAGTAAAAGAGCGGTTCTGAATTCAAATTATTTAATGGAGAAGTTGAGAAAAGTTGGTTTAGAAGTTCCTTTCTATGGCAGAAGAATGCATGAATTTGTTGTTTCAACAAAAAATTTAAATATAAGGGCAATTGATGTTGCAAAAAGATTGCTTGATTATGGATTTCATCCTCCAACAATATATTTTCCACTTATAGTTGAAGAGGCAATGATGATTGAGCCAACTGAAGATGCAACAAAAAAGATGCTTGATGGATTCAGCGATGCAATTGAAAAAATTATAAATGAGCCAGTTGAAATTCTTAAAAATGCCCCTCACAATATGCCCGTTAAAAGAGTGGATGAAGCAAAAATTGCAAAGAAAATGTTGCTGAGTTGGAAGGATTTGAAATTAAGATAA
- a CDS encoding bifunctional folylpolyglutamate synthase/dihydrofolate synthase: MWLEKLDENRISLGLERMEKFMKEREKIKYKCIHVGGTNGKGSVCHFIYNILRENYSVGLYTSPHLERLNERIVVDGVEISDEEVERYEYLNKYNFTYFEALTAIAIDYFEKKNVDYAIFEVGLGGRLDATNVIEPEISIITNVSLEHENYLGKDISSIAREKAGIIKNAPVVTACKGEALELIKNFAKDLYVVGEDVKWRKVENNKFLIEANEKYLVETKMNGVFQGENIAIAIKASELLGIGKEKIIEGIRKTFLPGRMERIGNFILDGAHNPKAIEAFSSSLADYNRLIVIFGAMKDKNIPEMISRLPPARFYIATKSGSRRAMDAEKIAEIGKKIGVDFFVKSEIREAIEFANEIAKENEIICIVGSLYLVGEARKILKEKYLY; the protein is encoded by the coding sequence GTGTGGCTTGAAAAATTAGATGAAAATAGAATTTCCCTTGGCTTGGAAAGAATGGAAAAATTCATGAAGGAAAGGGAGAAGATAAAATATAAATGTATTCATGTAGGTGGAACAAATGGTAAGGGGAGTGTTTGCCATTTCATTTATAATATCCTGAGAGAAAATTATAGTGTTGGCTTGTATACTTCTCCTCATCTTGAAAGATTAAATGAAAGAATAGTTGTTGATGGGGTTGAGATAAGTGATGAGGAAGTGGAAAGATATGAATATTTGAATAAATACAATTTTACATATTTTGAAGCTCTTACCGCAATTGCAATAGATTATTTTGAAAAGAAAAATGTTGATTATGCTATTTTTGAAGTTGGTTTGGGTGGAAGGCTGGATGCAACAAATGTTATAGAGCCTGAGATAAGCATAATCACTAATGTTTCACTGGAGCATGAAAATTATCTTGGAAAAGATATTTCTTCCATAGCAAGAGAAAAGGCTGGAATTATAAAAAATGCTCCTGTAGTTACTGCATGCAAAGGAGAGGCCCTTGAATTAATAAAAAATTTTGCTAAAGATTTATATGTAGTTGGTGAGGATGTGAAATGGAGGAAAGTTGAAAATAATAAGTTTTTGATTGAAGCAAATGAAAAATATCTTGTTGAAACAAAAATGAATGGAGTTTTCCAGGGGGAGAATATAGCAATAGCAATTAAAGCGAGTGAATTGCTTGGAATAGGTAAAGAAAAAATAATTGAAGGAATAAGGAAAACTTTTTTGCCGGGAAGAATGGAAAGGATTGGAAATTTTATTTTGGATGGTGCTCACAATCCAAAGGCAATTGAAGCATTCTCTTCTTCGCTTGCTGATTACAACCGCTTGATTGTAATTTTTGGAGCAATGAAAGATAAAAATATTCCAGAAATGATATCCCGCCTTCCTCCTGCAAGATTTTATATTGCAACAAAATCAGGTAGCAGAAGAGCCATGGATGCGGAAAAAATAGCGGAAATTGGAAAAAAAATAGGAGTTGATTTTTTTGTTAAAAGTGAGATAAGGGAAGCGATAGAATTTGCAAATGAAATAGCAAAGGAAAATGAAATTATTTGTATAGTTGGGAGCTTATATTTAGTAGGGGAAGCAAGGAAAATCCTGAAAGAAAAATATTTATACTAA
- a CDS encoding DUF359 domain-containing protein, which translates to MYILPEDKKEELRKPLGKIKSKIGKENLKGKIVSVGDMVTLSLEKEGIEPNIAIVDYKIERKGYERKDFYAEKIIKVKNPAGQITRELWNAIATAYIEDKKVLIEVEGEEDLAALPAIYLAPDNTTVIYGMPCKGMVVVNVGRKEREIVEKFLKSLEG; encoded by the coding sequence ATGTATATCTTGCCAGAAGATAAAAAAGAAGAGCTAAGAAAACCTTTAGGAAAAATCAAGAGCAAAATAGGGAAGGAAAATCTGAAGGGAAAAATAGTAAGCGTTGGGGATATGGTAACATTGTCTCTTGAAAAGGAAGGAATAGAGCCAAATATAGCAATAGTTGATTATAAAATTGAAAGGAAAGGATATGAAAGGAAAGATTTTTATGCGGAAAAAATTATAAAAGTTAAAAATCCAGCTGGCCAGATAACCCGCGAATTATGGAATGCAATAGCAACCGCATATATTGAGGATAAAAAAGTGTTGATAGAAGTAGAGGGTGAGGAAGATTTAGCTGCATTGCCCGCCATATATCTTGCCCCTGATAACACAACAGTTATATATGGAATGCCATGTAAGGGTATGGTTGTTGTAAATGTTGGAAGAAAAGAAAGAGAAATAGTTGAAAAATTTCTGAAAAGCCTGGAGGGATAA
- a CDS encoding 30S ribosomal protein S24e, with protein sequence MEIEIKDRKENKLFNREEIECVLKYEGKTPDRQKIREEIKNAIGRDCFVVLQYVKQRYGENKADVYAKIYPSQEDARRIEPSYIVARNLGIKEEKKEKEEKKEGGKK encoded by the coding sequence ATGGAGATAGAAATAAAGGATAGGAAGGAAAACAAATTGTTTAATAGAGAAGAGATTGAATGCGTTTTGAAATATGAAGGAAAAACTCCTGATAGGCAAAAAATAAGGGAAGAGATTAAAAATGCTATTGGCAGAGATTGCTTTGTTGTTTTGCAGTATGTAAAGCAGAGATATGGAGAAAATAAAGCGGATGTATATGCAAAGATTTATCCATCTCAAGAAGATGCAAGGAGGATAGAACCATCTTATATAGTTGCAAGGAATCTCGGAATAAAAGAGGAAAAGAAGGAAAAAGAGGAGAAAAAGGAAGGTGGTAAAAAATGA
- the gcvPA gene encoding aminomethyl-transferring glycine dehydrogenase subunit GcvPA, with product MREMLDFLRIKNIEELFEDIPKEIRIGINLPEPKEEMEVEEEIRNILKKNKSFFDFPSFLPIIKPHYIPPAVEEIVGREEFYTSYTPYQAEASQGLLQALFEYQSVICELTGMDAANISMYDMASALGEACLMAERIKGKKKVIIPSNIFWHKKSVLKNYVKGAGIKIFERKFDSNGLFEIEGKDEIKDASAIYIENPNFFGIIDDRYKEIIEMKERSDALLIVGVDPLYLAIFNPPSFYGADIVIGNGYLGNHMNFGGPMLGIFACRKEYLRQMPGKIVGANDEGKISFSMTLQTREQHIRRGKATSNICSNEALLCISFLAYVAILGRNGLRKVAIKNMENAEYMAKNLEKIGFNLPFKRKFFNEFVAICPVNASHFNEKLFEKGIESGLIIDEYVKNGLLFGVTEMHSKKLIDECIEKMKEVIENDGKL from the coding sequence ATGAGAGAAATGCTCGATTTTCTCAGGATAAAAAACATTGAGGAGCTTTTTGAGGATATACCCAAAGAAATAAGGATTGGAATTAATCTGCCAGAGCCAAAAGAAGAGATGGAAGTTGAGGAAGAAATAAGAAATATTTTGAAGAAGAATAAATCATTTTTTGATTTTCCTTCTTTTCTTCCAATAATAAAGCCCCACTATATTCCACCCGCTGTTGAAGAAATAGTTGGCAGAGAGGAATTTTATACTTCCTATACTCCCTATCAAGCAGAAGCATCTCAAGGATTGCTTCAAGCTTTGTTTGAATATCAATCAGTTATTTGTGAGCTAACTGGAATGGATGCTGCAAATATATCCATGTATGATATGGCTTCAGCACTTGGAGAAGCATGCCTAATGGCGGAAAGGATAAAAGGAAAAAAGAAAGTGATAATTCCTTCAAATATATTCTGGCATAAAAAGAGTGTGCTGAAAAATTATGTTAAAGGAGCGGGCATAAAAATTTTTGAAAGAAAATTCGATAGCAATGGATTATTTGAAATTGAAGGCAAAGATGAAATTAAAGATGCCTCCGCAATATATATTGAAAATCCGAATTTTTTTGGAATAATAGATGATAGATACAAGGAAATTATTGAAATGAAGGAAAGGAGCGATGCTTTATTAATTGTTGGTGTAGATCCTCTTTATTTAGCAATCTTTAATCCCCCTTCATTTTATGGAGCGGATATTGTCATAGGAAATGGATATCTAGGAAATCATATGAATTTTGGAGGACCAATGCTTGGAATATTTGCCTGCAGAAAGGAATATCTCCGCCAGATGCCTGGAAAAATAGTTGGAGCGAATGATGAAGGAAAAATATCATTTAGTATGACATTGCAGACAAGAGAGCAACATATAAGGAGGGGAAAGGCAACTAGCAATATATGCTCAAATGAAGCTCTATTATGCATATCATTCCTAGCATATGTTGCAATTCTTGGAAGAAATGGACTAAGAAAAGTTGCGATTAAAAATATGGAAAATGCGGAATATATGGCAAAAAATCTTGAAAAAATAGGATTTAATCTGCCATTTAAAAGAAAATTCTTCAATGAATTTGTTGCAATATGTCCAGTTAATGCAAGCCATTTTAATGAAAAATTGTTTGAAAAAGGGATTGAGAGCGGGCTTATAATAGATGAATATGTTAAAAATGGCCTGCTTTTTGGGGTTACTGAAATGCACAGCAAAAAATTGATTGATGAATGCATTGAAAAAATGAAGGAGGTTATAGAAAATGATGGCAAGTTATAA